The nucleotide sequence TTCCAAAACCTCAACGTTTCATCCCCAGCGCCCGTCACTATTGTCTGACCATCGGGTGACATTGCTAGATACAGTACTCTCATGGTGTGTCCAGTCAGAGTCGCGaccttaaataaaaaaaacaatattaattaataacAACCTTAAAAACACCAAAGTTAAAAACACTTACAACTAATGATATGTTTACCTTAGACAACGTtggatatttccaaaccataatTTGATTCTGTGAGTACCCATGAGTGCTAACCAATTCATTCACATTCTTGCTCCATGCAAGATTACACACCTGGCTCCCGGTGTCAACATGGTTCAGTTGGTTCCCATTGGCGGTGTTCCAAAAGCGAATGCAGCGGTCAGCAGTACCGCCACCAGAGACCAGAAGATTGCTCTGGTGAGGTGACCATGCAATCGCTTTCACTGCGGCTGTGTGCTCAGTCAGTTTCAGAAGCGGTTGCGCAGAGTGCTGGTTCCATACTAAAAGCTGATTGTCATTTCCACCAGATGCTAGTTCTCTATCATCATGTGACCATTTGAGCCCACAAACCTAAACAATAACCATTTAAGATTTCATGTTTACATATGATTTTGTAACAATAAAAAGATGTGTTGATCAAGATTTAATGTTCACCTCTGACTTATGGCCGACAAGCTTGCTAATGTAGTCACTTGGAACTCGAAGATCATGTTGCAGTATGTTACGATCTCTGCTACCCGAGGATAATATTCGCGAGCTCCATGCCAACACACCGGTTCGTGTTTGGTGTCCGCCCATGGTCCGAACCTTTTTGCATTGTGTCCCATCCCAAACCTATCAAAACACAACCATTCTTGATTAATACTTATAATTGTCATCTTAAGAAagtgaaaaaaaaatgtaaatggTAGTTGAAAAAAAGAGGTACCTGAACTTTTCCAAGACTAGTACCGACCGATATATAAGACCCTTCGCGGGTCCATTGAACAGAGCAGACGCCATCGTTTGGCCCCAAATCACACAACTTGGTAACCTGAAAAATAATGGGACAATGTCAAAATAATGTTTGAATATATTAACAGACAATTTTTCGGTTAGCGAGTGATTTGAAATGAGATCTCACTTTGCTGGTTGTTGCAGTCCATAAATAAACACAGCTGCCCAATCCAACTGCAAGTACATTCTGTGATGACCAGTCCACAAGGTTCAAGTAGAAGTCATCTTGAAGTGATGGTGCATCCAAAACCTGATAATTAAACCAAAATCCAAACATGAGAATTGGAAGTGTATTTATGAAACATCCCTTGGCAAGTTTAAGGTCGGCTTGGCTTGTTTAACCTACGAGAGCTCGTGTCCGGCTCCTTTTAAACTCTATTTTTAAAACTCAAACTCGGCTCGGGGTCCCCGTTTCTTAATTatctttaatttatttttatttttagaattatTTTTTCTATATActtatttttaatttatataatattatCTAGTTAATTTATCAGAACTTTATAAATACCAATATAATAATTCTTTAAATATATACATTCAATAAACAGATAGAAAAATATACAAATAACAGGCTTGTGAGCGGCGAGCCTACTCGAGCTTGTCAAGTGAAACTCAGCTCAGGCCCGTTCtcatttattaaaatttttaCACGTGAGCTCGCTTAAATTCAGTGAGCTTGGCTCGTTTACGCAACATGTAGAATTATAGAGCACAAAAATGCATCATTAAAAAAGCAAACCCTAGTTACAAATATTCTCAAACTTCAACTACTAATTAACGAAATCTTGAAGACCAAAAAAAgtaaaaattagggtttatatgtTTACCTTATGAGGTGCTTTGGGGACCTTGCGAGGAGGCTTGGGAGGAGTCACAGACTCAGAACCCAACCCACTATCCTGCCCCAAAATTGAACCTGAATAAGGGGAATTCTGACCCGAGCTATCCGTCTTGAACCGCAGCATATTCCTGTTCGGACTACCCACCGGGGACGACCCTTTAGTCCCACCTGCAGGAGAAGAAAACCCGAAATCAGTACCAAACAATTCACACCTTAACAACCTCGTATACGCTTCGTTGTTAGCTCCAGCAACGCCTTCTTTAACAGGTGATGGCTTATCGGGTAACCCGAATGTGTGGAGCCTGGAAGATGATCTGCAGGGGATGAAGCGATCGCTGCAGGCGCCGGTGGATTTGGAGGAAGGGGAAGCGGATAAGTTGGAGATGGTTCGAGGCGACATTGTTCGAGGAGAGGGAGATGAGAGGGTTCGGATCAATGGGGATGGGGAACCGGAGCGGGTGTTGAGACGGAGAGAGGTTTCGGACATTCCGGCGGGGAGATTGATCCCGCTCTTTCGTCTTTGATTCGAATCCATTGTTGTTCAAAGATTGGGGATTGGGGTTTGAGAAGTATGGATGATGAATTTGATCAAAGAAAGAAACCCTTTTGGAAATGGGTTTTTGTTTGGGGTTTAACGGTCGAATTGGGATTTATATCTTGGGTGATATAACGGTCAAGTGTGTAAGAGAAGTTTAGATGGGACTTGGGAGCCTGTGAAGGTGAATGTAGCCGTTGGATATTATGTTAGCTGTCACAATGTGCTAAAATttgtttattatatttatttattattatgctGGTAATTATTGtgtgtaaatattttttttttagagtgaattgcaagttttgtcctttatctttaggccattttgcaagttttgtcctttatgtttaaatttgacgagttttgtcctttatgtttgaaaatcaagcacgttttaccctttagGGCAAAACGTGCTttatttttaaggacaaaacgtgcttgattttttaaacataaaggacaaaacgtgcttgatttttaaacataaaggagaaaacgtgcttgatttttaaggcccaaagggtaaaacgtgcttgatttttaaacataaaggacaaaactcgtcaaatttaaacataaaggacaaaacttacaaaatggcctaaagataaaggacaaaacttgcaattcactctttttTTTATTCGGTAAGAATAATCAATGCAATTGGAAGATCCCTATTGTGTATCGTAAGGCCTAAAATTACTTATGAATCCAATATGTACATTCTATTTTGGTGTGTGGACGGGTCTTTCTCTCTTTTTAATCACTCGTTAACGTATCTATTGTAGATTATGTAGTGATATGCGTTGGTTAACTAGGTGGAGCGTTTTAAAACCGGATGAGATCGGCTGGTCAAAAACCGAACACATAGGGCCTGTTatgtttattttgtgaactacctTCGTTTGAACCGATCAGCTACCGGGTTGGATTGGACATTAAAATTTTTATACATATATCATTTTGTTCTTTCCTTTCTACTTGTTTACTATAACTTTGTATTTTGTTTATTTAACTAGGTGATGCctcgcccgcgttgcggcgcgatgactgaataattctcaatcaattaaaaaaacactactataattttgtcagtaaaaaaactaaaacgatgataagactgTTTTTTtcggctcagggcaaaactgcaatttttcaggactaatgagcgagtgttaggcagctccttgacatggaaaaaaattaaatcgagtcaaccaattaaaaaaaaagttttctaCTTTTgcgaaaaaaactaaaacaaaggGAAAACGTTTTTgaactgagggcgaaatcataatttttttcAGGGATAAAAttgtaaattaaatggaccaatctGGGAGTGTCAGACAGCTgccggcatgactgtaattttaaactgtgggaaaattgtaatttaaccaggaaaacaaacaaaaatgatggagaaaatgtaaatttGATTTGAGGACAAAATCTTAACGTGGCTATGAGGGAAAAAACTAATGGGAAACTATAAATTTAAAtgtggcaaaatcgtaattttgaacggATAggaaaattgaattttttttactaggagaaaaagcgtaaatttatttttaagtgggggtagaaacataactttgaactgatggcaaaatcgtaattataaggggaaaaactaatggcaaaactgtaaatttaaacggggcgaGGTCGTAAGTTTGAACCcagggcaaaattgaaatttttagatgggagcaaaagcgtaattttatttttaagtaGGGGCAAAAAATTATTTTacactgatggcaaaatcgtaattttaaagggataaaatcgtaattttattgGGCCAATAGAGGAGTGCCAGgaagctgcctggcactattacCTCCACCGCCCATTTCACCCAATAGGTGAAAACAACTATTGCCGCAAATTGGATTTGTTCGATCTGTATCGGTTCGCTAGGCGGTGGGAACTCGGTCGGTATTGGTTGGGTTCCTTTAGTATCGATTCAATTCATTGGGTTTTCGGTCAGTATCTATTCAGTGTGTTACGATACCGACAAACGGTATAGCAACTGAAAAAGATATatatcaacacgtgttttatatCCATAAAAAAACTATTAAAAATGAATATCGGTACATGTACCAATGTTATATCGTTACACCGTTTGTGTCTCCACAACACATGGAGTTTCTTCGTCACCACCattgtttacttaaatcaccGTTGTCGACTCACCACCACTTTACCCATATAAACTTAAT is from Helianthus annuus cultivar XRQ/B chromosome 9, HanXRQr2.0-SUNRISE, whole genome shotgun sequence and encodes:
- the LOC110877940 gene encoding protein FIZZY-RELATED 3, whose amino-acid sequence is MDSNQRRKSGINLPAGMSETSLRLNTRSGSPSPLIRTLSSPSPRTMSPRTISNLSASPSSKSTGACSDRFIPCRSSSRLHTFGLPDKPSPVKEGVAGANNEAYTRLLRCELFGTDFGFSSPAGGTKGSSPVGSPNRNMLRFKTDSSGQNSPYSGSILGQDSGLGSESVTPPKPPRKVPKAPHKVLDAPSLQDDFYLNLVDWSSQNVLAVGLGSCVYLWTATTSKVTKLCDLGPNDGVCSVQWTREGSYISVGTSLGKVQVWDGTQCKKVRTMGGHQTRTGVLAWSSRILSSGSRDRNILQHDLRVPSDYISKLVGHKSEVCGLKWSHDDRELASGGNDNQLLVWNQHSAQPLLKLTEHTAAVKAIAWSPHQSNLLVSGGGTADRCIRFWNTANGNQLNHVDTGSQVCNLAWSKNVNELVSTHGYSQNQIMVWKYPTLSKVATLTGHTMRVLYLAMSPDGQTIVTGAGDETLRFWNVFPSVKSPAAVRDSGLWSLGRTQIR